CAGAGGAAACTATTGATGAAATTGGGCAATTTTTTCTGGAATAAATTTAGATTTATCCAAAAATAAACTAAAAAAGTTAATTAATCTTGAAATTTAGCAATAATCGTAACTTTTGAAAGAAATTTTAAAATAATTTTATAAATAAAAAATATTATTAAAACAAGGAAATTTGATTATGTCTGAAAAAAGTAAAAAAAATAATGAAAATTATGAAATTAGTAGGAGAATTGATAAGGAAAAGCATAAAGAGATTTTGAAAATCCATAAAGAAATAAAAAAGGGAATTGAAAAGGCGATAAAAGGTTACAAAAAGGCTTGGAAAGGTACAGAAAAAGAAGTATTTGCAGAAATAGCATTTTGCATTCTGACACCTCAGTCAAAAGCTAAGAACGCCTGGCAAGCCATTACAACTTTAGTGGAAAATGGGCTACTTTATGATGGGAAGCCTGAAGAAATAGTGGAATTTCTAAACATTGTCAGATTTAAGAATAATAAATCACGGTATTTGGTGGAACTACGGGAACTAATGACAAAGGATGAAAAATTACAGCCAAGGAAAATTTTATCAGAAATTGGAGATACTCTTGAAAAAAGAAAATGGATTTTGAAAAATATCAAGGGAATGGGATTAAAAGAGGCAAATCATGTGTTGAGAAATCTTGGGTTTGGAGAAAATATTGCAATTTTGGATAGACACATTCTAAGAAATCTCAAAGCACTTAATGTAATTGATGAAATTCCTAAAACAATAACAGAAAAAAAATACTATGAAATTGAGGAAAAAATGCGGGAATATTCAGAATTTTCAAAAATAAAAATGGACGAGCTGGACTTAGTTTTATGGTATAAGGAAGCAGGAGAAATTTTTAAATAAATTTGTAAATTTATAGTGAAATTCTTGAAAAAATGTGGTAGAATAATATTGGAAAATTATCACAGAAATTAATTACATTTAAATTTTTTTCAAAGAAAAGCAAAAAAACAATTTAAATAAAATAATTTTTAATATATCGAAGGGAGATAGGTAGTTATGACTGCTAATTTACAAAAATTTAATGAAGATATAAAAAAAGGTGCTAAAAAATATAACTTCACTAAAAAATCAATTCTTATTGCATTAGCCGCTTTATTAAT
The Leptotrichia trevisanii DSM 22070 DNA segment above includes these coding regions:
- a CDS encoding N-glycosylase/DNA lyase, with product MDKEKHKEILKIHKEIKKGIEKAIKGYKKAWKGTEKEVFAEIAFCILTPQSKAKNAWQAITTLVENGLLYDGKPEEIVEFLNIVRFKNNKSRYLVELRELMTKDEKLQPRKILSEIGDTLEKRKWILKNIKGMGLKEANHVLRNLGFGENIAILDRHILRNLKALNVIDEIPKTITEKKYYEIEEKMREYSEFSKIKMDELDLVLWYKEAGEIFK